A stretch of the Leptospira harrisiae genome encodes the following:
- a CDS encoding M90 family metallopeptidase gives MKINKIYGKIKRLVTKPFSYFIPLNKKEIALLEYNFEFYRKLTGTERKEYNFLIKHFKLSKSIKSTSDITLTKYHKTFLACAAVRLIRKIGLRHYDYINNIIVFPDKFETNEFQFKLDGVTGDNGSIGLSWKAIIRGISNSNDGDCVITHEFAHAIDLLSGGFDGIPQLNADREINNWENLIIKDFQQLKNEIKHLFSYIEDESEFFAYLSEYFFENPKRFRERLPKIFDLFNRFYQEYDVHQ, from the coding sequence ATGAAAATTAATAAAATATATGGAAAAATCAAAAGACTAGTTACAAAACCGTTCTCATATTTTATTCCTTTAAACAAAAAGGAAATTGCTCTTTTAGAATATAACTTCGAATTTTATAGGAAACTAACTGGAACAGAAAGGAAGGAGTATAATTTTCTCATTAAACATTTTAAACTCTCGAAATCTATAAAATCTACGTCAGATATCACCTTAACTAAATATCATAAAACTTTTCTGGCATGCGCCGCTGTAAGACTTATACGCAAAATTGGATTGAGACATTATGATTATATTAATAATATTATCGTTTTTCCCGACAAATTTGAAACTAACGAATTCCAATTCAAACTTGACGGAGTAACTGGAGATAACGGATCTATTGGGTTATCTTGGAAAGCAATAATCAGAGGTATTTCAAATTCAAATGACGGTGACTGTGTTATCACACATGAATTTGCTCATGCGATTGATCTTTTATCCGGTGGTTTCGATGGTATTCCACAATTAAACGCTGATAGAGAAATTAATAACTGGGAAAATCTAATTATCAAAGATTTTCAACAATTAAAGAATGAAATTAAACATCTATTCTCATATATTGAAGATGAATCGGAATTTTTTGCATATCTTAGTGAATATTTCTTTGAAAATCCTAAACGTTTCAGGGAAAGGTTGCCAAAAATCTTTGATCTATTTAATAGATTTTATCAAGAATATGATGTTCATCAATAA